The Macaca mulatta isolate MMU2019108-1 chromosome 9, T2T-MMU8v2.0, whole genome shotgun sequence genomic sequence TGAGCAGTTCCAGCGGCCAGGACGGCAGCGGCGGCCACAGTGGCGAACTCTGCCTGTCATTTCTGCCTTCAGATCTCCGGGcgagtcaggaaaaaaaaaataaaaaacagctggCCCTCGGGAGCGAGCTGCCCAGGTCAGTGAATATCACTCTCTTCCCTCTCTAACTCCGCACGCCCTCTCCCCGCTCCACGTGGAGAGAATTAGGAGGAGGCCTCCTCTCCAAAGGGCAGACTGCCTCTGGAAGAAACTAAACTAGAACCCAGTTCTTATTGTTCTTTTTGGTCCCTGGAAATCTCTGGGTTTCTGTGGTGACCTTGGGCGGGCacggtgtgtgagtgtgtggatTTCCTCGTTTGCGGGAAGGAGCTGGTAGAAGTAGGGATGTGAAGAAAAACCCAGCGGAAGAATGAGAGCCCTTGAGAACGCTTGGAAAGGGCCGGAGACACGTTTCCCACTGCAAGGAGGGCAGAGGATTGGGGAAAACAACCCCTGTGCCCAGGAGCCTTCTCCTAAAGGTGGCTTCAGTGTCAATTTCGTGTTTATTTTCCTCTGTTTTAAAGCGTGTGTTGAGGCTCATTGTCTCTGCATACAATTAAATAAACAGCTGTGCGCTGTAAGATAAAGTTGGAACCCAGATGTGTCAGCATCTGGCATTCCCCGGGGAAGCTAGGGGCTGGGAGGCTTCTTTGCTTCCAGGAGCACCCTGAGGTGGGTGAGAAAACCGCAGCCTCCCCAGAGGTTGCCCAGGGGCATCCGAAGCGGAAGGAGCAGAGAGGAAAGGATTTGGACTTAACTCCTCGGACATCAGAACAACAGACCTCCAAAAAGTCACTCAAAGGCAGTTGCCCCCTGAAGACAGATAATGTTAAAATGTCAAAGAAGTGAAGTGAGTCTGGGCAGGACAGCTGCTATTATAcaccccttttctttctctgggatACCGACAGGGTGCCTGAGGAAAGTGACATGGGTGATTCTGACAAGGGCAGGGAGGAAAGGGAGTCCAGTGGCACAGCATCTCCCTCGGCTTGGTTCCCATATTTCCTggtccttctctcctccccattGTCCATGCTCACCAGGATGCTGGGGTCGCAGATGGGACATTAAGAACTTTAAAGGGATACCTGATGAAGCAGCATTTCCGAAGTCTCCTCTGCTTACCGGCCGCTGCAGGGAAGGTAGTGGTAGTGACCATGGGTGGGCTGGGGGCTAGCCAGTCATGTTGAGTCCATCCAGGCATCTGTAAATGAGATGCTTGGGGGCCCACATGGCTGgtagtctgtgtgtgtgtgtgtgtgtgtgtgtgtgtgtgtgtgtgtgtgtgtgtgtgtgtgtgaggggctTACCATGACCTATTTGTGCCgttcagaagaatgaaattgttttctacCCATTTGAACCCAGTCGGGGTGTGGTGTCATTTCAGACCAAGACCCCATCGGGTGTCTGGTCGCATGGGGGGTCTGATTATGGAGTCTCTGGGTGGGATCAAGCAGGAGGCTCTGCTTGCAGCTTCCAGCCAGCTGCCTCCTAAAGCCCAAAGTCCCTGGCCCAAGAAGCCGCAGGGCTTAGAAAATGCGGAGTGGCTGCAATCCACGGGCCCATCCTCCACTCTGCACGAGGTCTCTGCCAGCCCCAGCACTGGGGCTGTTCTGTCCCCACCAAAAGCGAGGACACCTGGCAAgctgcatttttctttatttgacaTTTGCAACCTGCCTTCTTGCAAAAGATAAATGAGGTGGGGACAGTCAGGGGTGCAGAGAAGGGATGGGAGTGGGAACTCCTGAGCATTCTTCGGTAGGGGTTTTCTGTTAGGGTTTCCAGCTGCCCCGGGACACAGTGTGCCTGGGGAACCGGCAGGTACGTGGGAGCCAGGTGGCTGAGAAGCCCTCTTCTGGAGGTTACAGCAGTTTGTGTCCTGGAACCACAGGAGATGGCAGGGAATTAGGGATCCTGATAAGGTGTGTGGGGCAGATCCCAAAACCACTTCTGTCCTCTAGCATTCagttatttttaactatttctaGGCGGTACTGAAGTAATGTCTCATTCTTGGTGCCTGGGCTATTTTATACATAAATGTGCACTCTTCTCCTAGTATGTCTTTGTGTGCAGACCAAATCTTTCCCAtcatctcttttttccttaatggTTGGAATAACCAGAGAGAGGCTTTGCAGCCTCCaagggaggaaactgaggaatcTCCTTTTTGCTTTGGCTGCTGGGCTGACcggagctggggtgcagaggtggGTGCGGCAGTGAGCAAGAAGCAGCTGCCCGAGGCGTCCCGGCTGAGGTCCGCCGGGTGTCCGTCGCTGCTGGACTGCTGGCGCTAGTGAAGAACAGGCACATGCGTCtggttgctgttttgttttatataacaAATTGCTTGGGGTCCGCGAGATGGAAGGCAGCCTACAGCTGAGCTGCCGGGAGGGAGAGGCTGTGGGTAGGGGGCAGCCCGGGACCAAGACAGGCCGGGAGAAGGGTGCGCACGCCAAACCTCCTCCTTTGcacctctgagccaggcacaaacatggattttttttacCAGGGGGTCTCTAGCACGTCCAAAGGAAGACACGAACGGCTTGTGCTTTTAAAAGTGCGCCTCTACTGTCTCCAGGATCTGAACGGAGTCCCCCTCCCCCTCTTTTCCTACCCCTGCTGTGAACACTCCGCCTGCCAGATCGTCCCGCTACAATCACACTCCAGTTCCTTGGCTAATATAAAGGAGTCAAAACACAATAGTCCCCAGATAAAGCCCTCCTTCTCCTCCAAAAAGGCCAAACTGAAGCAGACGGAGGAGACTCGGTTGAGGCCAGCGCTGGGGGCTGGGGCTGTAGTTGGCCAGGGGCCTCAGGAGCTGGGTGGCTGTGAGGAGGTGGGTGTCCAGGCGGGGGGAGTGGAGCAGGTGACTCCGACTGGCCGTCTTGAGAACCGCGTGCACCTCACCTCACCCGGCAATGCTAAGGCCTGGTGGGCCAAGCCTTGAAATGGGTGAATTTCTGCCAGGCTGGAGCCTTTCCTAGGTGCAGGGGCTGGAGTCCTGGGTGCTATAGCGGTGAGGCTAAGGGGTGccctgggagggaggagaggccGGGTCTAGAAGTAGCAAGCTCCTAAGAGTCACTGATGCCGAGGGCGGGGTAAGCGGTCCCGGCTTACCCTGGAGACCCAGGGCCGCCGGCTGGGCTGCCTCCATCCCTTCTTTTTCTCCGGCGGCATCCACCTGTCCCCCCACCTGCCAaggccaggagggagggagagagctgAAAAGGGCACTTTTCCTCCAGGGTGACTCCAATTCCTTTCCACTCACCCTCAAGGCGAAGTCTTCCTCTCCCACCCAACCCAGGGCTCCCCCCAACTGCCGCCCGCCTCACGTGTGCATTGTTAAACCCGAAAGCAGAAATCCCCTGCCTTCTCCCTTCCCGTCTCCCCCTTTCCGCTGCACCCCTACCTACCCAATTGTTATCTCGCTACAATCAGGGGTTTTCTCAACCGGAGAAAAGGTGGTAGTGGCTGTGGGAGGCTCAGGATCCCTCGAAGTGGAGgccggggctgggctgggggcggAGTGCGGGGGCGGGGGTAATCTCCCAGCGCATCTTCTCTTTTTTGACTCTCCCCACCACTCGCGGCTCCTCCTGGCCTGGGCGGGTTTCCTTCCGAGTTTTAAACGGTGGTAGAtgaataagcaaaacaaacaaacaggaaaaaaaaaaaaaaaaaaaaaaaaaaaaaaaaaaagaaaaaagaaaaaaagaaaaaagaaatgaaggaaaagaaaaaagggcaaaTCAAATCACATACCACCCCCAAAACGATGGCTCATTTCACAGGGAAGGTAGACTCCGGGCCCGGGGCGCGGGGGCCGCGGGGAGAGTTGCCCCTTGGATGCACCCGCCTCCATCATCTTCCCTTTGCCAGTGAGTTTCAGGGTCCCTCTTTCTCGGCTTTCCCCCAAGTTCCCTGCTCGCTGGGTTTTGTTTGAGAAGAGCCAGCCTTGCTGGGCCGGGATCCTCAACCAGCATTGCCCACTGCCTGGCTGCTTTCTTCTCCGGTTTAGATCTTGCTCCCTGCTCTCCGCATTTCAGCTCGCCAGGGAAAGAAAAAGGGGGCCCGGGTGGCAGATGCAGAGATAATATGTATTTAACCTGAGCGGTCCGGGGCGCCGTGCCGCAGCGAGCTCCCCGCGGTGTGGCCCGCTCAGCCGGGGCCAGCGGTGGCGCCTGGAGCCGTGTCCCCGGCATAACCCTCCCGCCCGGCAGCCGGCGAGCTGTTTATACAGCTTTACCTGTGCTATAGTCCTATCCAGTAAAAACCCTCGCTCGGCCAGGGTAACCTAATCCAGGGGCCGAGGCGGAGGAGGGGACAGTGAGACTGGCTGGGTTGGAGAGGGAGGTGTGCGCGCGCCACTATCCGGGATCTCTCCTttgcccctcctcccaccatAGGGAAGGAAATTTGGACATGGTTCGGGTGACCGAAATGGGGACCCGGGGCTAAGGAGGAAGGAGGCCAGTTTTCACGACCCCGTCCTCCGGCTTCTCTCCTTTGAACAGGCGCTGGGGACCTGCGCGGCGGCCACAGCTGGACGCGCGCAGCGAAAGGCGCTGCGGTCCCGGGGGCGCCCGGCGTGGGCTGGCGAGGCCGGGGACAGGTTTCCCGCCCTGGCCTGGCTCAGCTCGCCCTCGCCCCGCTTCCATCTTGCCCCAGTCGCCCTTTCCAGTTCCCACACTGAAGGCAAAGCGAGCAAGGAAAGGAGCCGGCGCCTCCCCAAGCGGACCCTCCCTTCCGCGCAGCCTCGGCCACTCTTCCAGAGCGCCCCGGTGCGGACTGCGGCCGGCGCAGGGAATCGAATTAAACGCCTCTGGGCGGTTATTGTCTTTCGCTAATTGCTCGAACAATGGCCTCTATTAAAATGGAGACACCCAATTAAAGGCCCCGCCGGGCGGTGCTCTGCTCCCGGCAAAGCTCTGGCCACCGGCCTACGGCGTGCAGACCGCGGGGCCGCGGACCTGGCTGGTGCTGGGCGCTGGCGCCGGCCTCGACACCTTTGGCCTCCACTTCCTCCTCAGACTCAGCGACAGCGGCCGCTTCACACTGTTTTTATTGACCGATCGCAGCCCAGCAAGATTGATCGAGCTGGAATGGGAAGGGACTTCTCCTCCCCCAGGCCCGGCTCGCCAGGGCCTCGGGCCGTGCTGCAGTTTCTGGCCTTTCGTGTCGCTCCCCGCCCCCTAAGCCTCGCAGATTCCCggtttcttttctgtctttaacTGCGCGGCCGGGTCCGCCCAGGCCGGCGCCGGGGCTCAGGGGGGAGGGACTCGGCGGCGCGGCTCGGCTCcgcttctttctcctgcctgcaAATATTTGCTGCCTTGCTGGAAATCCGACGATTTCGCGCGCGCTCTGCTTGCAAAGTCTTTAAGTAAACACGCTCAAATGACCGCCCCGGGCGGCCCGAGGCACGCTGTCTCCCCCTGCGCGGGATTAGTAACTTTAGGACTTCGACCCCGGGGCTCCACTTTGCCGGTTACCCAGGTCGGGCAGCGCGCGGGCGCCCGGGGCCGGTTCTCCAGGCACCTCGGCCCCGCGGAGCTCGCCTGGAAGCATCGGTTGCCTGGCTCGGGTGGGTGGCGCGAGCATCTCCGCACCCTGGGTCCGTAGCCCTAGGGTTGAGCCCCGGAAAGCCGCGACTCCTCTCTGCGCCATGGCCTCTGCTTTCTGTACCCGACTGGGTTTCCCCACTTCCACCGGGACAGGGTCTCTTCGCCCCTGGGAGGGCGGGTGGGAGGGACTTGCACGTGGGCATGTGtttaggggtgtgtgtgggtcCCAGCTTAACCCCTACTGAGCGGAGAAACTCCGGCTCCATTTCTCACCTTTTCCCCAAGAGGACACACATACCCGGCTCAACTTGACGCCTAAAGCAGCCGCTTCCAGGCCTGGGGTTTCGGGTAGGCCAAGCCGGCTGCCACCGCCCCGCACGCCGCCTCGGGCCCCGGCTCCTCTCCAGGCGGTGGCCGCGCCGTCGCCTGCTCGATTGCGGGATGCTTGCTCCCAGGGTCCTAGGCGTCCAGGTTGATCGCCAGTCCCTTACCCTGGTGAGGGAGGCCTTGTGCCCTACAGAAGCCCCGGGCCctgcagcggcggcggcggcggcagcctCCTGGTCGCCTCCTCGCTTTCCTCCACCCGAGCTCCGCTGGCTGCTCCTTGGGAGGAAGGGGACTCGCTAGACCAGGCCGAGGCCCAGGTACCTGGGGAGGGGTCGCGTCAGGTCTGCGGGAAGGCGCTCAGGCTCCTCCGCAGGAGGCCAGGATCAGCTTTGTGGCTGTGGCACAGGGAGAATCAGGACCACCTTTTCCACCTTCCCCCTGGCCGTGagcccccttcccctcccccgccCGCCAAGGGAGGAGGAAGCCCGGCCTGCTCTTGCTGGCGAGGCGGGTCATGCCGGCGCCGGGCCTGGCCCGGACCCCCGCAGCCCGACTCTCCGCCTCAGGCCACGCGCCGCAGCCTCTCCAACCTCgatcccttcccccttccttccccgTGGGCCCCGGTGCCGACCTCGGCCCTCCCTCCTCGGTATCCCCCTCCCATCCTTTTCCCTCCCCCGCTGCCCTGTGCTCCGGGCTCCAGGGCTGGGCCCGTGACGTCAAACCCAGTGTGGCGTCGGCGAGACTGGCCGGCGCGGGCCATCAAAAGAGCAACGTCCTCTCTCCCAATTACCCACTGTCAGTCCGGGAACAGGGGCGGACCGGCTGGGAATTAAATGTTAAATACCCCCTACCGGCTGGCTCCATTACCCGGGGCATCCAGCCCCAGGCCCCCCACCCCTCTCTGCCAGCCTCAAACCACCCAGACCAAGAAGGGCCTTcggagattttttatttttctaaaggtGGGGGTTGCTGTTCTCCATCCCCGGCCAGTCCGACTTGGTGCAGGCAACTGAATTTAAACGAATAATCCCAATTTCCCCATCCAAAATTAGCGGAGAGGCGCCTCCGCACCGGAAGGCCTCCTCaccactcttttctttttgtctttaaaataattcttagcCTCAGAAGTTAGCATTTTCAAGACCTGGCATCCGCAGCGTTTCTGTCGCGGAGACTTCTCTCTTCGGCTCTGAGGTCTCCGCGCGCAGGACCCAGGGCTGCTCTTGGTTTTACGCGTGGCTGTAAGCTGGGCTCACGCTGCGTGGCGCATCCACCCCCCGATTGACGGGCGgagaaacatttttcattttttctttcagcttctATCCTTCATCTTAATCCCGGGCTTCTTAGCAAAAAATGCATGTGCGTTCGTTTCTCCTTGTTTATGGAGAGGTTTCCGGTGAATGTTAGACAGCAACTAAATAATTAAAAGGTTTAGAGAGCACTGTGAGCAGGAGAAGATGCGGGCAGCTTGGCTGGCCCAGGAGAGACGAGTGGTcagagaatgaaaggaaaatcGATGCCTCTTAACTGGGCCGCCTAATAACGGGAGACCAAGTGGGCTCAGGAGAAACGTGGGGGgagaactttctttaaaaaaaattagggttctttctttctgtcctatATATGGAAATTCAGCCCTGATTTCAAACAAACATCAGATTTAAGAAGGTGAGGACTCCAAAGAAGATCCAAACGCAAGACCAGGAAGAGCTACGTTTCCATTACTTCTTCCAATACATTTCACTAATCTTTCTACAGAGATAGTGTTTTAAAACACGACAACCCTCACACACCAAGTTGAAGCTGAATATTGATGTTCCTTCACCGCATGAAAGGAATCCTTCAGAACTTACTTTCAGGGACGGCTTCTTCTATCTcgaatttttgcatttgtagggAATTTTATGGGGTAGAGGAGCGAAGAGGGAACAATGTCTCCAAATAAAACCCCAAATTAAGGTCTCAGCCCCATCGGTGGGATAGCCTGCGGGGGAACCCACGCCCTCTCCTCGCAGCATTGCCCTGGGGGCGAGCAGAGAGTGGATTTGGAGTCTTCTTTTCCCGCCTGACCCCTGATCGCCCGAGCAGCATTTTCGGGCCGGCGGCTGCAGCCACCCAGGCGCCACTAGGGGATGCAGTGGCTCAAAGGACCGAGCGGGCCGTGCAGGTTGGAGCCCGCGGGGCGGGCCAATCGCGGCTAGTTCGCAGCCTAGCCCGCTGATTGGCCCCTCGGTGCCCCGCCCCTTCTCGCCCCGCCCCCCTCTCTGGGGCGCCTTGCAGCCGTGTGCCCTCCGCGCCGGGGTGCCCATTGCGCAGAGCGTGGCCTGGAGACCCGCGAGCCGGGAAAGGTCGCCGTGGAGTCCCGACCAGAGGCCGGGGTTGGGGTCGGTGCAGACTAAGGGCTGGTTTCCTCGACTGGGGGAGAAACGCCGGGAGCCAGAGTAAGTAGGGCTCCGGGCGGGAGGAAAGGAAAAGTTGGGTCCCTGGAGTGAAGACCGAATTCTTTCTATCCGTCTACACTGAGCGTACTCGGGGAATGAGTTAGAGCCagtctcttcctcccctcccctccccccttctAATCCCTCACTGTTGCCACTCAAGTCAAAAGCACACATTGATTACAAATATTAGGTCTGGAAAGGGCAGCTGCAACAGCTGAAGCGTGTTCACTCTGGGGGCTTGAGAGCGCAGAAGGCTCGGGAAAGAGGTGACAGTGACAACAAAATTGACACGGGCGCTCCAGTCAAAGGCATCTCTCCTTTACCCGATGCCTCATCCTCTTAGGAAGTCGGCCGGAGAGGCAAATCTCAAAGCACCTTCACAcgaaacattttgtttttctgatcaATTTAACGCGCACGTCTCCCCACATCGCTGCGCTCTCCCAAACAGTCTGCATTGGATCCTAATAACGATCCATGCGTGCCTATTGTTCAaaagtctgaaaaagaaaagtctgcCCATCAAAATGAACTTCATGAATGGGGCAGGCTGGCTGCACTGGGACAGAATCGTCCACCCGACCCGAATGAATCGGCAGGAGCCGCGGCCACATTTAAAGGGCCAGAGCGCGCGTTCCCTCCCGTCCGCCCCCAAGCCCCGCGGGCCTCGCCCACCATGcccgccgcccctccgcccgcGGCCGCCCTCTGCGGCGCCCCTTTCCGGTCAGTGGAGGGGCGGGAGGAGGGGCGGGGGTGCGCGGGGCGGGGGGAGAAGTCCTGGAGCCGGTTTGGGTTGCAGTTTCCTTGTGCCGGGGATCCTGTCCCCTACTCGCCAGCGCCAGGCTCCTCCCCCCTCGGCGCGGATGACACTAGAACCTCCTTAAGTTGCGTCGCGCCACAGCTGTCTGCGAACACTGAGCTGCCTGGCGCCGTCTTGATACTTTCAGAAAGAATGCAttccctgtaaaaaaaaaaaaaaaaaaaaaaaaaaaaaaaaaaaaaaaaatactgagagagggagagagagagagaagaagtgagagagacggagggagagCGAGACAGAGCGAGCTACGCAATCTGACCGAGCAGGTCGtacgccgccgcctcctcctcctctctgctctTCGCTACCCAGGTTGGTactggtgacttttttttttttttttttttacgttttaTTTTTTGCCCCCAACCACTTGGGAGGAcgtaaagcaattttaaaaactcaactcTCCTCTTTTGGAGGTTTTCTAGGTGCTGAGGGGACGGTCCCGGGACCGGTGTCCCCGAGGGAGGGACTTGTCCTCCAACTTTCAACAGTCAGCCCCGGGACTTGTCCTCCAAGTTGCTCAGCCAGCTCCGGCTCCCGCGAGTCGGGCTGCAGGGACGTCCCTGAGAGTCCTGCGGGCTCCCTGGCCGTTTCCCCGCGCGCCTGTGCGGGTCTCGGGTGCGCTGGGCGGGCGGGCGGCGCGAAAGGAGGTGGTGCCACTCCAGCAACCCAGGGGCTCATCCAggtctccccttctctcccttgcAGGTGACCCGGGAAGGGACTCCGCCTCGGAGCGGCTGAGGACCCCGGTGCAGAGGAGCCTGGCTCGCAGAATTCCAGAGTCGTCGCCCCTTTTTACAACCTGGTTCCCTTTTATCCTGCCGTACCCAGTTTTTGGATTTTTGTCTTCCCCGTCTTCTCTTTGCTAAAAGACCCCtccaagattatttttaaaaaatcctctccTTTGCTCACCTTTGCTTCCCAGCCTTCCCATCCCCCCACCGAAAGCCAATCATTCAACGGCCCCCGACCCTCCGACGGCAGGAGCCCCCCGACCTCCCAGGCCGACCGCCCTCCCTCCCCGCGCGCGGGTTCCGGGCCCGGCGAGAGGGCGCGAGCGCAGCCGAGGCCATGGAGGTGACGGCAGACCAGCCGCGCTGGGTAAGCCACCACCACCCCGCCGTGCTCAACGGGCAGCACCCGGACACGCACCACCCGGGCCTCGGCCACTCCTACATGGACCCGGCGCAGTACCCGCTGCCGGAGGAGGTGGATGTGCTTTTTAACATCGACGGTCAAGGCAACCACGTCCCGCCCTACTACGGAAACTCGGTCAGGGCCACGGTGCAGAGGTACCCTCCGACCCACCACGGTGAGTGCGCCCGGGGTGCGGGGGCTCTTGTCGGCTGCGTCAGTCGTCCCGGCTCGGGGAGGTCGGGAAGGACCTGAGGGCGGGGAGAGGTCACTCGAAAGCCCCCATCTGCCGTTCCTGGTTCATTTACAAAAAAACTGGGGCCCGGAAATGGGCAAGGAAGGCCTCTGGCTCGTCGCGAGAGTGTGTTTTGAAACAGTCACAGCAGGCGCCTCTCCCGGCTGGTGGCCCTGTGGCCTGGCGCTCACCTGGCGGGCGCCAGGCCGCAGCCCTTCGTTCCTGCGCGGCTGCAGGTTTTGGGGGGTCTCGGGATGTCCCCAGGCGTGGGGTGCCCTGACTCTGTCTCCACGGGTCCGGGCTCTCTGGGCCGGGTAGCCGGCGCCGGCCAAGCCCGGCTGGAACCCGGCTCTTCCAAAAAACCTGGCGTTCCCTGTTACCCGCTAGCTCTTTCTAGGGGGGCGGCCTCTGCCAGCGTCCCTCAATTCGCACATTTTCAGAAAGGCCCCAGAGACTTATTTATTCACACCCTTCTCCTTGACCTTTTCCCAAAGCTAGTGCCTTTGGTTTTTAGACAGGTCTCCTACCTCTTGGCTTCAGGAATGGAATTCTGATGCTGAAGGGATTTGGAGGGGAAGACCCTTGTCTTAAGTTTGAGGGATCTGACGTTTCCCAGATTCCCGGCTGCACAGAATTTTCCTGCGTCTTTGCTTTCAAGTTGCCTCCATGCCTGCAACTCTTGTCTTATACTCTGTCTCTGGGTTCTGCCCTCCACTAACCTCCCACCTAACATGTAGCATACACCCCCGTTTCAATAGAGGCAATTCCAGAACCACCTCTTTCCCCCTTTCACCTGGAGAAGTTTAGGAGAGTTctgaaatgtaaaaaaagaagACCGGGCCTATGTAGTTTGAGGAAAAAATGATCGAATACTTTCCAGCTCTAAGTTTGTTCCTAAAGAAGAAACAGGGGCAAAACGTTGGTCAGAAAAAGTGTGAGGCTTTCTGAGTCCAGCCAGACCGAATTCTGCCCTGATCCCCCTACTTAGAGCCTGCCTTGGCACCGATGACATAGCCCCTCCGGCAGCAGGCGTCCTCTACCCTGCTGTGGCCAGGTTTTAAACAATCGTTTCTGCGGATGGGGCGCTCTCTGCCCACGTTCGGTGCAGATCAACAGTTAAGTGGAAATGCGGTAGAGGCAGACTTAATATTATTTACTATACTACTTCCTGCATAATATGAATCTTGACCCTTGGTGTTCAGAGaactctctttccctctccactcccctccccttcctctctcttaaGTTTAGTTTCAGTATTGTTCTTAATGGTTGAATCGAATGTCAAATGCTGAGGCAGGTACCGGATTTAAAGATCAAGAAGTGTGTGGATTTGCACTTGCTTTTTAAATGAACCCCTCAGAGTGTATGAGTTACAGCTACTTTAAGAGTGTGTGTTTTAAATGAAGGCTAAGCAGACTCTGTCTGAGTCAtctttgatttaaaatatatacatcaaCTGGAATTTTGTGTCTTTGGGGCTCAGGTGAAAATTCACCTATGGCACTGGTGGGATCATAGCTTTATTGAGGGTGCATGGGGCTTATATTATCTCCTTCTCCTTTAGGATTTGGGAGGGTGAGAAAAGTAGAGAAAACGGCCATCCCAGGGTCCAGCCTTGTGAACTTTCTCCAACAGCCCAAGCAATGAAAATGTCCCTGCAAATCCCATTTTAGGCCTTTTGCAGGCAGCCTGGCTGATTCTGAGCAAGCACTGGGTTGGGTTTCCGGGAACTAACCCTGAAAGTCTCCTGACTTCTGTCCCAAGGCCTCTCCTTCCTGCACTCAGTGCTGGGAGCTGGGCCTGACTCCAGGGTAGTTTTCTGGTGTGGAGCAGTTGTGTGGCCGGGCTCCATCCTTCAGGCCTCCTCACTCACAGCCGGCTCTCTTATCAGGCTGACTGGGATTAAGTCCGAGTCAGGGAACTCAGGGCCATTGAAGGAAACCCATAAATCAAGTCAGGTTCTAGAGAGAGACTTTGGGGAATGTGATTTAGGCAGTGTATCTGGAGAGGCCAAATAAGCAAAGGGGCCCTTCACTCAGCAGCAACCTCTCGGGTGTCAGCCACAGGCCCTTCATTCTGCTGGATTTGATGGGACATCCCTGTGGGAGACAGGGGTGAAGGATTCTGTCCCTAGCCTGACCCCCAGGTGTGCCAGGCAGGTACTCCTGGGACCACTGGGATGAGAGAGCGGGCCTGAGCCCTTGTCTGTGCTTGAACTTTTGCTGAAAGGGAGGCCGGTGCGAGGGAGAGAGTCCCCAGGTGTCCCTGACGGCCTTGCAGGGTCACACtcaccctccttctctctcctgccctttCCCCGCTGCCCCACAGGGAGCCAGGTGTGCCGCCCGCCTCTGCTTCATGGATCCCTGCCCTGGCTGGACGGCGGCAAAGCCCTGAGCAGCCACCACGCCGCCTCCCCCTGGAACCTCAGTCCCTTCTCCAAGACGTCCATCCACCACGGCTCCCCGGGGCCCCTCTCCGTCTATCCCCCGGCCTCATCCTCCTCCCTGTCGGGGGGCCACGCCAGCCCGCACCTCTT encodes the following:
- the LOC114669882 gene encoding uncharacterized protein LOC114669882, whose translation is MTRLASKSRPGFLLPWSSQRSSGGGKRGGDQEAAAAAAAAGPGASVGHKASLTRVRDWRSTWTPRTLGASIPQSSRRRRGHRLERSRGPRRRAGRWQPAWPTRNPRPGSGCFRRQVEPGMCVLLGKRKPAQARRSREWWGESKKRRCAGRLPPPPHSAPSPAPASTSRDPEPPTATTTFSPVEKTPDCSEITIGWGDRWMPPEKKKGWRQPSRRPWVSRRQQSSSDGHPADLSRDASGSCFLLTAAPTSAPQLRSAQQPKQKGDSSVSSLGGCKASLWLFQPLRKKEMMGKIWSAHKDILGEECTFMYKIAQAPRMRHYFSTA